In Crassostrea angulata isolate pt1a10 unplaced genomic scaffold, ASM2561291v2 HiC_scaffold_115, whole genome shotgun sequence, the following are encoded in one genomic region:
- the LOC128169313 gene encoding uncharacterized protein LOC128169313 gives MKHYILLHICRMGTFLTAFDNGYISKFSGRSLDEIACEDIYSNDDDDDDDDDDVGKERARKKKTGPKPSKLPTDIDVSDEHDGNDDDDDEDGDDHVGKERARK, from the exons ATGAAACACTACATATTGCTACATATATGTAGAATGGGAACATTTTTGACTGCATTTGACAATGGATACATTTCTAAATTTAGTGGAAGGTCCTTAGATGAAATTGCCTGTgaag acatatattcaaatgatgatgatgatgatgatgatgatgatgatgttggAAAAGAACGAGccagaaaaaagaaaactggACCTAAGCCTTCAAAACTCCCAACAG ACATAGATGTGAGTGATGAACATGATGgcaatgatgatgatgatgatgaagatggGGATGATCATGTTGGGAAAGAACGAGCTAGAAAATAG